The following coding sequences lie in one Ictalurus furcatus strain D&B chromosome 7, Billie_1.0, whole genome shotgun sequence genomic window:
- the myoz2a gene encoding myozenin-2a isoform X1, with protein sequence MSQHSLMTIRERKMQAAAICREIQGTDGSEMDLGRKMNTPKEIMLEELSLASNRGSRLFKMRQKRSEKYTFENIQNASIYMNDDLIPPTQSIETTDMKTEVNCVGVDQASKTLPNTPDQHTMPNPASIAPGYGGPLKDVPTEKFNRTAIPKSYHSPWDQALSSDPSLADMVYLQMPESEPTPQMPQYKSFNRVATPFGGFGNAPKAPVKSVEVNVLPSAFSLPPPENVAGPLPSRPSFNRTALGWVTDGAPLLLASATLEPKSSRLPMFIPESDEL encoded by the exons ATGTCACAGCACTCATTAATGACAATAAGAGAAAGGAAAATGCAGGCGGCAGCCATTTGCAGAGAAATTCAAGGCACGGATG GGTCAGAGATGGATCTGGGCCGAAAGATGAACACGCCTAAGGAAATCATGCTGGAAGAACTCTCCTTAGCTTCCAACAGGGGATCTCGACTCTTCAAGATGCGCCAGAAACGCTCAGAGAAATACACATTTGAGAACATTCAGAATGCATCTATTTATATGAAT GATGATTTGATTCCTCCTACACAAAGTATTGAAACCACAGATATGAAAACTGAAGTTAATTGTGTAGGAGTTGACCAAGCATCAAAAACTCTTCCAAATACACCTGACCAACATACCATGCCCAATCCTGCCAGTATAGCCCCAG GTTATGGCGGTCCCTTGAAGGATGTTCCAACAGAGAAATTCAACCGCACAGCTATTCCCAAATCCTACCACTCTCCTTGGGATCAGGCTCTCAGCAGTGATCCCTCTCTAGCAGACATGGTGTATTTACAAATGCCTGAATCTGAGCCCACACCTCAAATGCCACAGTACAAGAGCTTTAATCG GGTGGCAACTCCATTTGGTGGCTTTGGAAATGCTCCTAAAGCCCCAGTCAAGTCAGTTGAAGTGAATGTTCTCCCAAGCGCCTTCAGTCTTCCACCTCCAGAAAATGTGGCTGGCCCTTTGCCCTCGCGACCCTCCTTCAACAGGACAGCTCTAGGCTGGGTGACTGATGGTGCCCCTCTGCTCCTTGCATCTGCCACCCTGGAGCCTAAGTCATCCAGGTTGCCTATGTTTATCCCTGAATCTGATGAACtttga
- the LOC128610002 gene encoding synaptopodin-2 isoform X2 yields the protein MSAQDYACVTVRGRAPWGFQLRQSDTESHRCVQVHQVEEGSHASIAGLCKDDELVSVNGVSCSSLSLAEVIVLIEKATDCLQLLVKRCCLYPQQKSQSVNTTLQASWKELREPYKSEHQVETCYEETNSDTECPAGNTMVRTQFCIPAPKDRAGTDTFDSSDRGPRFEITPGAVVELQLSLSQTTLEDTGCTSLGSARGVKGDLCHQPNTENDECTTSAPGCSFYIPLHEREPLGQRGVLVSSPSALLGQVEVTIQPSGRESGTERVGAGGTEATANKQQDYAEGEGGYTDEDPTSFSVSFGIPSEEEDSESERELNKPNKHRARHARLRRSESLSEKQVKEAKSKCKRIALLLTTAAPNPNNKGLLMFKKHRQRAKQYTLVSYGTGENEPEFEDEDDDYNDKETHAVEFTVLATSETEIDEDFFTNSSGQKNIVTFDLDTGLLEIERKLHNQEDMNALPETKGKGALMFAQRRQRIDEIAAEHDEMRSKGIPVEGIQEAEKIYQQVNQHSCIQTNDSQNYTDVNVYHQQQPQQYEQYQEQHYQQQQQHQYQEYQQQMQYHQQQQYYQQQQECQQEQQNQPQQYQQQQQMQQYFNNMNGVSSHQTNVVRSSVINRSAKPFSVQNRAAAPFPPSLNQEQTYYSDGQGEQIATRDERISVPAIKTGILQDTRRKNKAKPMFTFKEPQKVSPNPELLNLLNRNDKKAGFDSGTEEDYLSLGAEACNFLQSTKLKNKTPPPVAPKPHIHQVTPVWSPQPETANQQFQQDVENNIPVTTRDPVPEMESTVIPEEEPSTAPASDQHEASTKLRSEVQPEVINAWGLSETQIQLGQQIGTWHENPSQPQLHAKPEPAVSSWGPSSTQALEQPPVTAWGPAELPSQVLAQNQSQMHPPWVTQSQILSEVEPPTSFQTQSQPQPSWVTQNQQQHQPHPQSQINTWVTAPIQSPHQPPWAQNQVPRQASVSTWSQDLNQPQVQPSWTQQQQESQPIPPWTASQQHPQSPWNQPESQPQPQPTWVSQTQQQTLPQPPVNTWNQSQSLVQTQPPWTHQAQPSSQPSAQMQQQQNPWTSVPTQLQPQPTWAQQTQEHPQQTMNSWVPEQNKIQPPWNQPQSPTQAQPPWSHPPQQQTPLQSQFQTTLSTWTPQPQQGPVITMGSTESQKLAQPSKPWSPPQTTQPPPPHQLNSNTPISKVPSQMPGMGSASRMGSAFEMPALRGKGAELFAKRQSRMEKYVVDSSTVQANKAIGRSSSLSPPVRLSPLGLGSRSASVSPSPTPSSHATYTSRSTERQVFWLEKGRKPPTPWEAASRHPLGLVDEAFSHQDMQHSIASNLRSAAHRKMLPEPPAEWKAKVSYEPPQKSQGWRMSQSSLSFLSPTKSTASAPAAPVPYGSPLRRSQPPRSMTEASLGSSMSGLQCRRPLGQSVYRSTYSNTWRR from the exons GTTGAAGAAGGCAGCCATGCATCCATAGCTGGTCTGTGTAAGGATGATGAACTTGTGTCTGTTAATGGAGTATCCTGCTCCAGCCTCAGCCTTGCAGAAGTTATTGTTCTCATTGAGAAAGCCACTGACTGCCTACAACTGCTGGTAAAAAG ATGCTGTTTATATCCTCAACAGAAGTCTCAGTCAGTTAACACCACACTCCAGGCTTCCTGGAAGGAATTGAGGGAGCCCTACAAATCTGAGCATCAGGTTGAAACATGTTATGAAGAGACAAATAGTGATACAGAGTGCCCTGCAGGGAACACCATGGTCCGAACCCAGTTTTGCATTCCAGCTCCCAAGGATAGAGCTGGAACAGACACCTTTGACTCTAGTGATAGAGGGCCCAGGTTTGAAATCACTCCAGGAGCTGTAGTGGAATTGCAGTTGTCACTCTCTCAGACCACCCTGGAAGACACAGGCTGTACCTCATTAGGAAGTGCTCGTGGAGTTAAAGGAGACTTGTGCCATCAACCAAACACTGAAAATGACGAGTGCACAACGAGTGCACCAGGCTGCTCTTTCTATATACCACTGCATGAGAGAGAGCCTCTGGGTCAGCGAGGCGTGCTTGTCAGTTCTCCTTCTGCTTTGTTGGGACAGGTGGAGGTTACCATACAGCCATCTGGGAGGGAATCTGGAACAGAAAGAGTGGGGGCCGGTGGGACTGAGGCAACAGCTAATAAACAACAGGATTATgctgaaggagaaggagggTACACTGACGAAGATCCcacctccttctctgtctcCTTTGGAATTCCATCAGAAGAGGAGGACTCTGAGTCAGAGAGGGAGCTCAACAAGCCAAACAAGCACCGGGCAAGGCACGCCA GGCTCCGCCGAAGTGAAAGCCTGTCTGAGAAGCAGGTGAAGGAGGCCAAGTCTAAATGCAAGCGTATAGCCCTCCTCCTGACTACTGCTGCCCCCAACCCTAATAACAAGGGTTTGTTAATGTTCAAGAAGCATAGGCAAAGGGCAAAGCAGTACACACTTGTAAGCTACGGAACTGGAGAGAATGAGCCAGAATTTGAGGATGAAGACGATGACTACAATGACAAGGAAACACATGCTGTTGAGTTCACAGTTCTAGCCACCAGTGAAACTGAAATTGATGAAGATTTTTTCACAAATTCCTCAGGCCAGAAGAATATTGTAACCTTTGATTTGGATACTGGACTGCTTGAGATAGAGCGCAAGCTTCACAACCAAGAGGACATGAATGCACTCCCTGAAACCAAGGGCAAAGGAGCCCTGATGTTTGCACAGCGCAGACAACGTATTGATGAAATAGCAGCTGAACATGATGAGATGAGAAGTAAAGGTATTCCTGTTGAAGGTATACAGGAAGCTGAGAAAATCTACCAACAGGTGAATCAGCACTCTTGCATTCAGACTAATGACAGCCAGAATTACACTGATGTAAATGTGTATCACCAACAGCAACCTCAGCAGTACGAACAATACCAAGAACAGCATTAtcaacagcaacagcagcatcAATATCAAGAATACCAACAGCAGATGCAGTACCATCAGCAGCAACAGTATTACCAGCAACAGCAGGAATGCCAGCAAGAGCAACAAAATCAGCCTCAGCAGtaccaacaacagcagcaaatgCAACAATACTTTAATAATATGAATGGTGTGTCTAGTCACCAAACAAATGTAGTGCGATCATCAGTCATTAATAGAAGTGCTAAACCATTCTCAGTTCAGAATAGAGCAGCAGCCCCATTTCCCCCTTCTCTGAACCAAGAGCAGACGTATTATTCAGATGGACAAGGGGAACAAATTGCTACCAGAGATGAGCGAATTTCTGTACCTGCAATAAAAACAGGGATCTTACAAGATACAAGGAGAAAAAACAAAGCTAAACCCATGTTCACTTTTAAAGAGCCTCAAAAAGTTTCCCCAAATCCAGAGCTGCTGAATCTTCTCAACAGGAATGACAAGAAGGCAGGCTTTGATTCTGGTACAGAGGAGGATTATCTAAGCTTGGGGGCAGAGGCCTGCAACTTTTTACAATCCACTAAACTAAAGAACAAAACTCCACCACCAGTTGCTCCCAAACCTCACATACACCAAGTTACTCCTGTATGGTCACCACAACCAGAAACTGCAAACCAGCAATTTCAGCAAGATGTTGAAAATAACATCCCTGTAACTACCAGGGATCCTGTCCCTGAAATGGAGTCCACAGTCATACCAGAGGAAGAGCCCTCCACAGCACCTGCTTCTGATCAACATGAAGCTTCTACTAAGCTCCGCTCAGAGGTTCAACCAGAAGTGATCAATGCATGGGGTCTATCTGAGACACAAATACAATTAGGTCAGCAAATAGGTACTTGGCATGAAAATCCATCCCAGCCACAGTTACATGCAAAGCCAGAGCCAGCTGTTAGCTCTTGGGGTCCATCTTCAACTCAGGCTCTTGAGCAGCCACCAGTAACTGCTTGGGGTCCAGCAGAGCTTCCATCACAAGTCCTTGCTCAGAATCAGTCACAGATGCATCCACCTTGGGTGACACAATCTCAAATCCTTTCAGAAGTGGAACCacccacatcttttcaaacacAGTCACAGCCCCAGCCTTCCTGGGTGAcacaaaatcaacaacaacatcaacccCACCCTCAGTCTCAAATTAATACATGGGTAACAGCTCCAATTCAATCACCACACCAACCCCCATGGGCCCAAAATCAAGTGCCACGACAGGCATCTGTCAGCACTTGGTCTCAAGATCTAAATCAACCCCAAGTACAGCCATCCTGGACCCAACAGCAACAAGAATCTCAACCAATACCACCTTGGACAGCCTCTCAACAGCATCCCCAGTCCCCCTGGAATCAACCTGAGAGCCAGCCACAGCCTCAACCAACTTGGGTCTCTCAGACCCAACAGCAAACCTTGCCACAACCACCAGTAAATACATGGAATCAATCTCAGAGTCTAGTTCAAACACAACCTCCATGGACTCATCAGGCTCAACCATCCTCTCAGCCTTCAGCACAAATGCAGCAGCAACAGAATCCTTGGACCTCAGTCCCCACCCAGTTACAACCACAACCAACATGGGCACAACAGACTCAAGAGCATCCACAGCAAACAATGAATTCATGGGTACCAGAGCAGAACAAAATACAGCCCCCCTGGAATCAGCCACAATCTCCAACTCAGGCACAACCTCCATGGTCTCATCCACCTCAGCAACAGACACCACTACAGTCTCAGTTTCAAACAACTTTAAGTACATGGACACCACAACCCCAGCAAGGTCCAGTCATTACCATGGGTTCTACTGAAAGTCAGAAGCTGGCTCAGCCATCCAAACCATGGAGTCCACCTCAGACCACTCAACCTCCTCCTCCACATCAACTGAACTCAAATACACCCATATCAAAGGTACCTTCACAAATGCCTGGAATGGGTTCAGCCTCTAGAATGGGTTCAGCTTTTGAGATGCCAGCCTTGCGAGGGAAAGGTGCTGAACTTTTTGCTAAGAGGCAATCCAGAATGGAAAAGTATGTGGTGGATTCTTCTACAGTGCAGGCTAACAAG gcaATTGGAAGAAGCTCATCACTATCACCACCAGTTAGACTGTCACCACTGGGCCTTGGTTCCAGGTCTGCATCTGTTTCCCCATCACCCACACCTTCATCTCACGCAACTTACACCTCTCGCTCAACAGAGAGACAGGTATTCTGGTTGGAGAAGGGACGCAAGCCCCCAACCCCATGGGAGGCAGCATCACGCCACCCACTGGGTCTAGTGGATGAAGCCTTTTCCCACCAGGACATGCAACACTCTATTGCTTCTAATCTGCGCTCAGCAGCCCATCGCAAAATGCTACCCGAACCTCCAGCTGAGTGGAAGGCCAAGGTTTCCTATGAGCCTCCGCAAAAGAGCCAGGGCTGGAGAATGAGTCAATCATCTTTGTCTTTCCTTTCCCCAACCAAAAGCACAGCATCTGCCCCTGCTGCTCCTGTACCATATGGATCACCTTTGAGACGGTCTCAGCCACCGAGATCTATGACTGAGGCCAGTCTTGGCTCCTCTATGTCTGGGCTACAGTGCAGAAGGCCTCTGGGACAGTCAGTATATAGAAGCACATACAGTAACACCTGGAGACGGTAA
- the myoz2a gene encoding myozenin-2a isoform X2, whose product MSQHSLMTIRERKMQAAAICREIQGSEMDLGRKMNTPKEIMLEELSLASNRGSRLFKMRQKRSEKYTFENIQNASIYMNDDLIPPTQSIETTDMKTEVNCVGVDQASKTLPNTPDQHTMPNPASIAPGYGGPLKDVPTEKFNRTAIPKSYHSPWDQALSSDPSLADMVYLQMPESEPTPQMPQYKSFNRVATPFGGFGNAPKAPVKSVEVNVLPSAFSLPPPENVAGPLPSRPSFNRTALGWVTDGAPLLLASATLEPKSSRLPMFIPESDEL is encoded by the exons ATGTCACAGCACTCATTAATGACAATAAGAGAAAGGAAAATGCAGGCGGCAGCCATTTGCAGAGAAATTCAAG GGTCAGAGATGGATCTGGGCCGAAAGATGAACACGCCTAAGGAAATCATGCTGGAAGAACTCTCCTTAGCTTCCAACAGGGGATCTCGACTCTTCAAGATGCGCCAGAAACGCTCAGAGAAATACACATTTGAGAACATTCAGAATGCATCTATTTATATGAAT GATGATTTGATTCCTCCTACACAAAGTATTGAAACCACAGATATGAAAACTGAAGTTAATTGTGTAGGAGTTGACCAAGCATCAAAAACTCTTCCAAATACACCTGACCAACATACCATGCCCAATCCTGCCAGTATAGCCCCAG GTTATGGCGGTCCCTTGAAGGATGTTCCAACAGAGAAATTCAACCGCACAGCTATTCCCAAATCCTACCACTCTCCTTGGGATCAGGCTCTCAGCAGTGATCCCTCTCTAGCAGACATGGTGTATTTACAAATGCCTGAATCTGAGCCCACACCTCAAATGCCACAGTACAAGAGCTTTAATCG GGTGGCAACTCCATTTGGTGGCTTTGGAAATGCTCCTAAAGCCCCAGTCAAGTCAGTTGAAGTGAATGTTCTCCCAAGCGCCTTCAGTCTTCCACCTCCAGAAAATGTGGCTGGCCCTTTGCCCTCGCGACCCTCCTTCAACAGGACAGCTCTAGGCTGGGTGACTGATGGTGCCCCTCTGCTCCTTGCATCTGCCACCCTGGAGCCTAAGTCATCCAGGTTGCCTATGTTTATCCCTGAATCTGATGAACtttga
- the LOC128610002 gene encoding synaptopodin-2 isoform X1: MSAQDYACVTVRGRAPWGFQLRQSDTESHRCVQVHQVEEGSHASIAGLCKDDELVSVNGVSCSSLSLAEVIVLIEKATDCLQLLVKRCCLYPQQKSQSVNTTLQASWKELREPYKSEHQVETCYEETNSDTECPAGNTMVRTQFCIPAPKDRAGTDTFDSSDRGPRFEITPGAVVELQLSLSQTTLEDTGCTSLGSARGVKGDLCHQPNTENDECTTSAPGCSFYIPLHEREPLGQRGVLVSSPSALLGQVEVTIQPSGRESGTERVGAGGTEATANKQQDYAEGEGGYTDEDPTSFSVSFGIPSEEEDSESERELNKPNKHRARHARLRRSESLSEKQVKEAKSKCKRIALLLTTAAPNPNNKGLLMFKKHRQRAKQYTLVSYGTGENEPEFEDEDDDYNDKETHAVEFTVLATSETEIDEDFFTNSSGQKNIVTFDLDTGLLEIERKLHNQEDMNALPETKGKGALMFAQRRQRIDEIAAEHDEMRSKGIPVEGIQEAEKIYQQVNQHSCIQTNDSQNYTDVNVYHQQQPQQYEQYQEQHYQQQQQHQYQEYQQQMQYHQQQQYYQQQQECQQEQQNQPQQYQQQQQMQQYFNNMNGVSSHQTNVVRSSVINRSAKPFSVQNRAAAPFPPSLNQEQTYYSDGQGEQIATRDERISVPAIKTGILQDTRRKNKAKPMFTFKEPQKVSPNPELLNLLNRNDKKAGFDSGTEEDYLSLGAEACNFLQSTKLKNKTPPPVAPKPHIHQVTPVWSPQPETANQQFQQDVENNIPVTTRDPVPEMESTVIPEEEPSTAPASDQHEASTKLRSEVQPEVINAWGLSETQIQLGQQIGTWHENPSQPQLHAKPEPAVSSWGPSSTQALEQPPVTAWGPAELPSQVLAQNQSQMHPPWVTQSQILSEVEPPTSFQTQSQPQPSWVTQNQQQHQPHPQSQINTWVTAPIQSPHQPPWAQNQVPRQASVSTWSQDLNQPQVQPSWTQQQQESQPIPPWTASQQHPQSPWNQPESQPQPQPTWVSQTQQQTLPQPPVNTWNQSQSLVQTQPPWTHQAQPSSQPSAQMQQQQNPWTSVPTQLQPQPTWAQQTQEHPQQTMNSWVPEQNKIQPPWNQPQSPTQAQPPWSHPPQQQTPLQSQFQTTLSTWTPQPQQGPVITMGSTESQKLAQPSKPWSPPQTTQPPPPHQLNSNTPISKVPSQMPGMGSASRMGSAFEMPALRGKGAELFAKRQSRMEKYVVDSSTVQANKARSLSPSPSLPASWKYSSNCRAPPPLAYNPLQSPSFPLGAIKQPPSTSPTLKNKNKVTEKGKPAPKPLNVLDVMKHQPYQLNSSLFTYGPAAEKLAAEKETAEKFAVQEAAEARAQNQAQAQPQAPDPYSFISHQPQPPQQPYGIPVPSPAMHDGPYHHTPNSYQPTPNAYQQVPHQQIYNPPNACQQLPSNSYQQSPSIPYQQPPSYQAGQYPASQVPCYQPAPASYVVPTCPVAGRADSATGSSTLAAPKPKFSAKKSDAQVWKPSAAESVDK, encoded by the exons GTTGAAGAAGGCAGCCATGCATCCATAGCTGGTCTGTGTAAGGATGATGAACTTGTGTCTGTTAATGGAGTATCCTGCTCCAGCCTCAGCCTTGCAGAAGTTATTGTTCTCATTGAGAAAGCCACTGACTGCCTACAACTGCTGGTAAAAAG ATGCTGTTTATATCCTCAACAGAAGTCTCAGTCAGTTAACACCACACTCCAGGCTTCCTGGAAGGAATTGAGGGAGCCCTACAAATCTGAGCATCAGGTTGAAACATGTTATGAAGAGACAAATAGTGATACAGAGTGCCCTGCAGGGAACACCATGGTCCGAACCCAGTTTTGCATTCCAGCTCCCAAGGATAGAGCTGGAACAGACACCTTTGACTCTAGTGATAGAGGGCCCAGGTTTGAAATCACTCCAGGAGCTGTAGTGGAATTGCAGTTGTCACTCTCTCAGACCACCCTGGAAGACACAGGCTGTACCTCATTAGGAAGTGCTCGTGGAGTTAAAGGAGACTTGTGCCATCAACCAAACACTGAAAATGACGAGTGCACAACGAGTGCACCAGGCTGCTCTTTCTATATACCACTGCATGAGAGAGAGCCTCTGGGTCAGCGAGGCGTGCTTGTCAGTTCTCCTTCTGCTTTGTTGGGACAGGTGGAGGTTACCATACAGCCATCTGGGAGGGAATCTGGAACAGAAAGAGTGGGGGCCGGTGGGACTGAGGCAACAGCTAATAAACAACAGGATTATgctgaaggagaaggagggTACACTGACGAAGATCCcacctccttctctgtctcCTTTGGAATTCCATCAGAAGAGGAGGACTCTGAGTCAGAGAGGGAGCTCAACAAGCCAAACAAGCACCGGGCAAGGCACGCCA GGCTCCGCCGAAGTGAAAGCCTGTCTGAGAAGCAGGTGAAGGAGGCCAAGTCTAAATGCAAGCGTATAGCCCTCCTCCTGACTACTGCTGCCCCCAACCCTAATAACAAGGGTTTGTTAATGTTCAAGAAGCATAGGCAAAGGGCAAAGCAGTACACACTTGTAAGCTACGGAACTGGAGAGAATGAGCCAGAATTTGAGGATGAAGACGATGACTACAATGACAAGGAAACACATGCTGTTGAGTTCACAGTTCTAGCCACCAGTGAAACTGAAATTGATGAAGATTTTTTCACAAATTCCTCAGGCCAGAAGAATATTGTAACCTTTGATTTGGATACTGGACTGCTTGAGATAGAGCGCAAGCTTCACAACCAAGAGGACATGAATGCACTCCCTGAAACCAAGGGCAAAGGAGCCCTGATGTTTGCACAGCGCAGACAACGTATTGATGAAATAGCAGCTGAACATGATGAGATGAGAAGTAAAGGTATTCCTGTTGAAGGTATACAGGAAGCTGAGAAAATCTACCAACAGGTGAATCAGCACTCTTGCATTCAGACTAATGACAGCCAGAATTACACTGATGTAAATGTGTATCACCAACAGCAACCTCAGCAGTACGAACAATACCAAGAACAGCATTAtcaacagcaacagcagcatcAATATCAAGAATACCAACAGCAGATGCAGTACCATCAGCAGCAACAGTATTACCAGCAACAGCAGGAATGCCAGCAAGAGCAACAAAATCAGCCTCAGCAGtaccaacaacagcagcaaatgCAACAATACTTTAATAATATGAATGGTGTGTCTAGTCACCAAACAAATGTAGTGCGATCATCAGTCATTAATAGAAGTGCTAAACCATTCTCAGTTCAGAATAGAGCAGCAGCCCCATTTCCCCCTTCTCTGAACCAAGAGCAGACGTATTATTCAGATGGACAAGGGGAACAAATTGCTACCAGAGATGAGCGAATTTCTGTACCTGCAATAAAAACAGGGATCTTACAAGATACAAGGAGAAAAAACAAAGCTAAACCCATGTTCACTTTTAAAGAGCCTCAAAAAGTTTCCCCAAATCCAGAGCTGCTGAATCTTCTCAACAGGAATGACAAGAAGGCAGGCTTTGATTCTGGTACAGAGGAGGATTATCTAAGCTTGGGGGCAGAGGCCTGCAACTTTTTACAATCCACTAAACTAAAGAACAAAACTCCACCACCAGTTGCTCCCAAACCTCACATACACCAAGTTACTCCTGTATGGTCACCACAACCAGAAACTGCAAACCAGCAATTTCAGCAAGATGTTGAAAATAACATCCCTGTAACTACCAGGGATCCTGTCCCTGAAATGGAGTCCACAGTCATACCAGAGGAAGAGCCCTCCACAGCACCTGCTTCTGATCAACATGAAGCTTCTACTAAGCTCCGCTCAGAGGTTCAACCAGAAGTGATCAATGCATGGGGTCTATCTGAGACACAAATACAATTAGGTCAGCAAATAGGTACTTGGCATGAAAATCCATCCCAGCCACAGTTACATGCAAAGCCAGAGCCAGCTGTTAGCTCTTGGGGTCCATCTTCAACTCAGGCTCTTGAGCAGCCACCAGTAACTGCTTGGGGTCCAGCAGAGCTTCCATCACAAGTCCTTGCTCAGAATCAGTCACAGATGCATCCACCTTGGGTGACACAATCTCAAATCCTTTCAGAAGTGGAACCacccacatcttttcaaacacAGTCACAGCCCCAGCCTTCCTGGGTGAcacaaaatcaacaacaacatcaacccCACCCTCAGTCTCAAATTAATACATGGGTAACAGCTCCAATTCAATCACCACACCAACCCCCATGGGCCCAAAATCAAGTGCCACGACAGGCATCTGTCAGCACTTGGTCTCAAGATCTAAATCAACCCCAAGTACAGCCATCCTGGACCCAACAGCAACAAGAATCTCAACCAATACCACCTTGGACAGCCTCTCAACAGCATCCCCAGTCCCCCTGGAATCAACCTGAGAGCCAGCCACAGCCTCAACCAACTTGGGTCTCTCAGACCCAACAGCAAACCTTGCCACAACCACCAGTAAATACATGGAATCAATCTCAGAGTCTAGTTCAAACACAACCTCCATGGACTCATCAGGCTCAACCATCCTCTCAGCCTTCAGCACAAATGCAGCAGCAACAGAATCCTTGGACCTCAGTCCCCACCCAGTTACAACCACAACCAACATGGGCACAACAGACTCAAGAGCATCCACAGCAAACAATGAATTCATGGGTACCAGAGCAGAACAAAATACAGCCCCCCTGGAATCAGCCACAATCTCCAACTCAGGCACAACCTCCATGGTCTCATCCACCTCAGCAACAGACACCACTACAGTCTCAGTTTCAAACAACTTTAAGTACATGGACACCACAACCCCAGCAAGGTCCAGTCATTACCATGGGTTCTACTGAAAGTCAGAAGCTGGCTCAGCCATCCAAACCATGGAGTCCACCTCAGACCACTCAACCTCCTCCTCCACATCAACTGAACTCAAATACACCCATATCAAAGGTACCTTCACAAATGCCTGGAATGGGTTCAGCCTCTAGAATGGGTTCAGCTTTTGAGATGCCAGCCTTGCGAGGGAAAGGTGCTGAACTTTTTGCTAAGAGGCAATCCAGAATGGAAAAGTATGTGGTGGATTCTTCTACAGTGCAGGCTAACAAGGCAAGATCTTTGTCACCTTCTCCTTCTTTACCAGCCTCATGGAAATATTCATCTAATTGTCGTGCTCCACCACCTTTGGCATACAATCCACTACAGTCACCCTCATTTCCACTAGGTGCTATCAAGCAACCTCCCTCTACTAGCCCTacattaaagaacaaaaataaagtcacagagaaaggaaaacctgcacccaAACCACTTAATGTTTTGGATGTCATGAAGCACCAACCTTACCAACTAAATTCTTCCCTTTTCACCTATGGGCCAGCAGCAGAAAAACTTGCtgcagaaaaagaaacagctgaaaAGTTTGCTGTTCAAGAAGCAGCTGAAGCCCGAGCTCAAAACCAAGCCCAAGCTCAGCCTCAAGCTCCTGACCCCTATAGTTTTATATCACATCAACCCCAGCCACCCCAGCAGCCCTATGGTATACCTGTTCCCTCTCCTGCTATGCATGATGGCCCTTATCACCACACTCCTAACAGCTACCAGCCTACCCCCAATGCTTATCAACAAGTCCCCCATCAGCAAATATATAATCCACCAAATGCTTGCCAACAACTTCCTTCCAATTCTTACCAACAATCACCAAGTATTCCCTACCAGCAGCCCCCTTCATATCAAGCTGGCCAATATCCAGCTTCCCAAGTACCATGCTACCAACCAGCTCCAGCCTCTTATGTAGTGCCTACTTGTCCAGTAGCAGGAAGAGCAGATTCAGCTACAGGAAGTAGCACCCTTGCTGCTCCAAAACCAAAGTTCTCAGCCAAAAAAAGTGATGCACAAGTGTGGAAGCCTAGTGCAGCTGAAAGTGTAGATAAATAG